Part of the Musa acuminata AAA Group cultivar baxijiao chromosome BXJ2-7, Cavendish_Baxijiao_AAA, whole genome shotgun sequence genome is shown below.
GCGCCGCGGAGATTACGGAGGGAGAAGAGAGCCCTGAAGCGCTCCGAGATGGGTTGGCTGGGATCGAGAAGCCGCTCGCAGAGGAATCTCTCCATCTCCGGAGACGACTCCAAGGAGTTCTCACAACCCATCGCTTCGGCGCAGAGAGGAAGACGGCAACGGGGAGCCCAAAGCGCGATCAGAACCCTCGCTGACGATGGCgaacgctatatatatatatatatatatatatatataatcggcgTTAGTCGAACGCATTCCAATCGCGTAATCTACATCCATCGGACTTTGAGATTCCCGCAATTACCATATGAACGGTGATATTACCTTCGTTCTGCGCCTCCCTTCCATCGCGCTTCAAGTTCGACCGGACACTCATCGGAAGCATCAAGACGCTCGCTCGACCCCATCAACGGTGATTAAAACCGTGCGCGTGCAAATAAAGTGCATCATTAAAACCGTGGAAAGAAAATAAGATGTCCCTCTTGGTCGATCTCCCCCGATCGAAAAAACCCGACGACAAGTTTGGCCACGCGATCGGAGTAAACTTGTTTTCTTGCTCCCTGTTCATCTCATGTCGATGAGTCAGTTGATCGATATGTCTTTCAATCGATCTATATGCCTAGGGTTTCCGATGCTTGTTAATCGATCCGAAGCTTCAATATCGCCCTTCTTGCATTCTTGAGTTTAATTTCCTCAAATTGCTGAGACACACGAGAAAGGTTCATCAGTATTTGATCGCGCTCTTCAGATTGTTTTCTTGGGTTTGGTTTTACGTGCGAAGTTTATGGCCTTCTTCAAACGTTTAGGTGTTTTGAATATTTTTGTGCAACTGCGCTGAAACCCTAACAATGAAATTGTTGATTTCGACACAGAAAAGATTCTTTAGGAAAGGCAGAGGATTTTTTTCCTGAAGTTAGTGCACCCATGAACTCAAGAAGGTTAGTTCTGATCTTTCTCTTACTCTGGAAATGGTTGGCATGATAATTTACTGTAAAATCACTAGAACTTAGATCTTATTTTGCTATGCTTTGCTTCTTTTGTGTGTGTGGGTGTTTACGTGTCCGCGTGCGTGTGTGTGCCCATGTTAAGAGTGTGAAGCCTTTTAAAGCTAGTGACTAGAAGACTAAGCTATGAAATAAGCCAGAAGTAGAGAGATTATCCGAGCATAATCTCGTGTCTTACATATTCACGTATTTGTAGGAGTTGTGGGAGAAGAGCAATGTTGTTGCCCCCATGGAACCTTAGTAAAAGAGACAACTAGAACCCTCATAGTGTAACAACTTGCTTAACTTACATTATAATCATAGTATTAGGATACCACTTTTGCACATTTCAAAGGTGAGAATTACAAATttggaaacttttttttttatatatggtGATTAGTTCATGATCTTGCATTCTATTTTCAAGAAATAAGCAATGTTTTGAACCAATAGCACTACTGTTTGATTGGACTAGGTGCATTTAGATACAAAAGTAGCAAAATCTTCTGTGCATGATGTTATTTGTGTTTATTATGACTTTTGACTGATTGCAGGGATTATCACAGCAACAGAACTGCTCTTTTTGATGGCATTGAAGAAGGTGGGGTTCGCGCATACTCATCTCATGAAATTGATGAGCATGACAATGATCTTGCTATGGAAGGGCTGCAAGATAGAGTCAACATTCTGAAGAGAGTAAGTGTAAATGAGTAATTGACTGCAATTTTTCACTTTTTTTGgttctttttttataatatttgatgAGTAAATGGTAAGTTTTTCTGCACATTCCATGCATGCAAGAAGTTTGAAAATGGGAGAAACATGGGAGAGAGATCTCTATCATATTTTTTTCCTAATCTCTTTACCACAACCAAGTTAAAATGGATGGTCCTAATGTAATCTGGGCATAGGCTGTGTCTAGTCTCTCACCCATTGAAGAGTATATATGGGTAGACACATTACAATTTTGAAGGAAGACTTTGAGATaccataaataacaaagatgtcaTGGATTTGAATGCAGATATATTGATAAATCCGAGGTAGTTCTGAAAAATCAATTGATTGATATATGTGATCTGTTGCTAATAACCAGGAATTAAGCATTTTTACTTATCTTGGCTTAGATTCACTATGCGCAAATTGTTGGCTTGGAATATCAATCGAGTTGTGACACTCGTTTACGACATTTGATTGCCAAGTTTTGTGTTCAGGAGAGATGTTTGATTGTCAAACCTAAGTTTGTTAATGTGTGTTTCCCATGACATAAGATTATGGTTTTAAGCAAACTTGATTACAGGCcacagaattttctagatgagttAATTTTTTTCCTGAATGAAACTGGTGTGATTATCGAGAATCTTCATTCTTCAGTGCTATGGCAATTAGCTAAATGGATGACCTGTACAAGGCACCATAAAATTTCTCTTTATTTTTGGAAGTTCTTAGAATTTTAATTGCCTAACCTCAGAGTAAATGTATTTTGTTATTTCTTCATGCCTTCAGACACTAAAAGAAATTCCTGAATTAATTAACTTTGAATGACAAAAACGTGACAGAAACTGTGCCTTGCAATTAAAAAGATCAGTTATCGGATGACTTCACCAAATATAGACATCTCAAGCATATCTTTTACAAGTTTTGTGTTATATTCTATACTCAATATCAGAAATGCAttccaataaaattttaaaccagCCTAGAGAACCTTGGAATTTCTTTTTCCtgttcatgatgtgaaaattgagtcTGTGTGTACCTTTTCGACACGGGCACAAGTGCAATGGCTTGCACAGGTCTCTGTGCATAAGTGCCTGAGTGCACACTCTTCCTGTCTGATGGTTTCCTTATTTGTCTTTCTTCTCTGATTTATGTATATTTAACCTATCAAGGCTGAAGAGAGTTTCGTGGTAATAACAGTGCCAAAAATTTGAGAGTAAATATTAACTAGCAATTTAGTTGCATCATGCAAATTGGATATATTCCTAATCATGAAATTGATATCTTCACGTCTCATACCAGTTAGGCATCTGTTCAGTTAAGAATTATAAGAATTGTAAAACCTGTAAGATGCAAAAGCTCCATCTTTGGATGGTCAATATAGTTTTTTATTCTGATCTGAGGGATCATCCTTTCCCTTTTCATATTTGTCGTAGTTCATGCGACTCATGCTCTTTGGCACCACAAAAAGTTTCACCTTCACTTGGTCCACCATATCAGAGTTCCTACCCCTATGGGGTTTGAGCTTCGTTCTTCTCTGCATGTGTTGTTCAAGTTCACTGGATCGTCATCTCTTGATGCCTGCACCAAGTATACTACAAAACTTGCAATATCAGTCAATCTTTTTACAGTTGACAGGTGACATACATGAAGAGGTTGAGAGTCACAATCGAATGCTTGATCGTATGGTACGTAGTTTACATGTTTGTGGTCATGTACCGATCCACCAATGCCTTGGTTGTTTGGTCATGGTCAGTGTACATGAGCATTGCTCTGATATCAGGGCAATGATATGGATTCATCAAGGGGCATCCTGTCTGGAACAATGGATCGCTTCAAGATGGTAAATAGTTTGAAGCTCATAGTGACTGTGACCCCCTTATTTCTGGACCGCTGAACATATTGAGCCTTCTTTTTGTATTTTAGGGTTTTGAGACGAAGTCGAGTCGTAGAATGGCTACCCTGGTGGCATCTTTTGTGGCCCTCTTCTTACTCGTTTATTTCTTGACCAAGTAAGCAAGCGTGTTAGATTGTACTTTCAAGATCTGGTGGTGGTGATATGTCATTATGCTTGCAATGACTGTAATTGTAATAACTGTGTGTGCTCCTCCTATATTGTCAATGTTAACAAGTGAAGTTGCTGTTATTGTATAGATGGGTGGCACCTGAGTTGAGCGGTCTGTTGCTACCAGTCGGTCTCTTAAACTTGGTCATCCAGCAGTGGTGCTTTAATAAACCATAAGAAATGGTAAGGTGTCGATTATAGCTGTGGGGATGATGAGTTATTTTCTATTATACGGATATGGCACAGGGATGAATAATAAAGGACGACCTCTCGTCTCGTCCTCCTATTATTCGTTCTCGTCTTATTCAAACAATATTTGGGCCTGCATGCCTGATCCACAATTGAATTTTGATTAAATTAATTATGATATATTTGATTCAAAagaatttgataaaataatattaacttgttatttattcataaaatttgatattatcaattaattttgataataattttttatttttaaaaaataataaaattaatcataaaaatataaataattcatgGAGTTTTTTTTTTGCTCGATGGTTCTCTGCCCCATCCAAATAAATAGGGAATGAGATGGAGAGAAAAATGAGAGCGACGATAGGGCATGAGATGGAGAGGGAGGTGAGGGATGACATGCTGTCACCGAAAGACTCGAATCAAACCTTGGAGAAGCAGGAGAGATTGTTAACTAGGGGGGAAGGAGACGGTGAATTGAAAGCAacgtaataaaataataataataataataatgataatgatactaataataatagtaatcgaAGTTAGAAATAGATGTTTAGTAAACAGACCCAGAAAAGAAAGATGACACGTacgtaggtatatatatatatatatgtatgtaaaagcAACTGCAATTTTCTTCAAATGAATCCAAACATCATCAACAATGCCAATCTCTGGTGACTTGCCTTGTAGCAGACTTCTATAGACCATCAACAATGCATTGTTGGAGGACACTTTCTAAGTACCAAATATcgaaaaagaataagaaaacagaaTTCAGAAATATAAATCCAGTCTCCACTTGATTGATCACTATCACCAATGAAAATTCTCTACAAGTTTAACACATACACTGCCAATCAAAACGATCTTGGGTAGTTGAAGTATCACCACTGAAAAGCCTCTATCATTCCGGCTGCACGCTCTATTCTCACCTGAATCCCCTCTGTTAGCATTAGGCACAAGAACAAATTGATTGAGTTTGTCGAAATCTAGTCACCATTTCAGGAGTTGCATAAAACTTACAACGGAAGACTAGTCTCATTTGGAAACACAATATGGCATTACCCAAAACATATGGGAAAGAAATGGAAGATTATGCATCTTTAGTTGGATGACCTGAAGCACTATCATTCAAACCCAACACAACAGCAAACAAATATCACCTACTCATATTTAAAAGCTATACAACAGAACAGACAAAGCAATCAAAGCGAAAGATAATGAAGACTGACAAAATACAGAAGGAACCCATAGGCACACACCTTTACCTGCTGAAGTGACAACTAGGAAATACATGGGAGAACAACAAAGGATATACATGATAGCAATTTATAACAGATACTACGATCTgttgctttttttcttttctcctgtTGTTTTGCCACAATAGGCAATTCAAAAGAATTTGATCTATGACATGCAAACTTTCACCCAAAACCTTCAAGTTGCTTTTAGAATAGAAGGGAAACCTGCATTCATCTGGACTGAAGCCAACTCTGTACGGTTGACCACTAAAAACCATTTTCAGGAGACGACATGCTGTATGTGGTGTCGATCATCATTATCTGCAgaatagaaaaatatattttctgcaCTGTAAGAAATAGACTAGAAAAATCAGAATCTACAATTCTTTCTCCAACTTTTACTGTGTCTCGACGTCAATTTTGAGAACCTGAGCATATATCAAAGAATTTGACATGCACTTGGTGGTGATTTCTCGATTAGCAAACTCTAGATTCCTTGAATTCTAGAAAGGGTGAACAGAACCAACTGTGAGATGCTTAAACAATATAGCAGAAGAGATTTTTATCCAAGATTTTTAAGATCATTATGCGTATAATTCGTGTCTTATATGAAAATGTAAATGCTAATTGCCAATACTACAGAGAAGTAAATGAAACCCTACTTGTGATGAatgtaaaagaataaaataaaatataacgtTAAGCAGTAATGAGTTGTTTCATATTCATACTTGATTACAGATGGCACAAGTATCACTTCTCTCCATCCATTCAAGAATGCAAGACAGATGAAAATGGTGTTCACACTTTGTCATAATTCGAGGGTTCTCTGTGTCATAATCTGTCAAATAGGGGAGAGAAAAATTCATCAGACTATCAATTCTAAGAAAAATACAAACTCAATGCTCATTGGATCAATTCAGCATAGTCAGATCTTAACCCTTCGTGCTAATGACAAGTCACACATAAGAATCCAAACTAACTTGCTATAGTCAGACAACAATAACAAGAAACTGTAATGTCCCAACTATATAGTTGGGGTCAGGCACATGAATCTTTGTCATCCTTAAGCTCTTTAATGTGAAAATCAACTTACTCCAATGCAAAAAGTATCTTATTGGATGTCTCCAAGGAGAACGTTAAAATGATCAAACCTGACCACAGTGGCTTAATTAATTatccaaaaaaaaatcttaatgttAATTTATTCTTGTGAAGAAAAGAATGACACAGAAAATTCTTCAATTATAACACATCAAAGCCTTCTCAGTTAAGTGAAAAGCCACAGTAGCAAGCACATGCAACTTTCATGTTTTAAATGTAATTGCTGACAAATGTTCTCACAATAATCTACAATTGAGAAAAACTTATATATCAACCTGTTCAGCAAAGAAATACATAACAATATTCCAAATTATTTGTAATCCAAGAAATGCTGGCCAAATATTCAGAAGAAAATGGACATGTGTCCAGGGCATAAAATCCATAATATAGTCTCCATGTATAATTTCCTGTCATGTAAGAACATTACTAAAGAGAGACAGCATGAGCTTCTGTCAATGAAtttgtttttcaataatgtaGCTTCCATGATGCAGTTAACAAGGATTGCCAGCAAGTCAGTACAACCATTATACAGTTACAAAAGATGGATAATCACTATTATTATTCTATGGAGAAAAATGGTTCTTAAGTTTCGAAAGATAACAAGGATTgctaaaaaataagtatgatcaTGATGTCATTATATCAGATGTATAAACACTATTACTATTTAGGGAGAGAAATAGTTCCTAAAAACAGAGAAAAATTTATAGTTCTAATATCATGAGACACTATCAAAAAACCCTAGAGCAGGAAGAAATCATTCTCCACAAACAAAATAGGACTACCTTCGAGACAAATGGGGCAAGCGTCCTCCTCATCTGTAGTTGAGGTAACAGGCTTACTTATCTCATCTTCAGTAGTCTTAGGAGAATTATGCTCGCTCTGAGCTTTATTCTTGCAGTCTGAAGTTTCAAACCTATCATTAGTTTCTCCTGTTGGCCCAGAATTGTCTAGCTGCATAGGATCAGTTTTGGTGGCACAACAGTCAACATCTCTGCGCAAAGTTTGTGTGCTTGCCAAACCCACATCATAGGGCAAGGGTGCAGGAGGTGCTTGGTAAGTATCTGGAGTAGATGTGTCCAGATTAGTGTCAACAAGCAGTCCTGAAGAGACTGCAGACAATGCACCATGACTGGCTGATGACAGAGGTTCATGCTCCTCCAAGTCTTGAGGGCACTGCAAAAGGTACATAAATTAAATTACCAAGCTTCTGATCCTGATACTGAGTTTTGTGTGCATAAATTAAATGGGTTGTTAGATTATCTCCTTAATGAGTAACAATGTTCACATACTTGCCCAATTTAGAGGAACATGCAACAAAAAAACATGGTCTCATGAAGCAAAAAAGAATTCAAGAAACTAATCAAAAGGCTCCATTTCAATACAACCAAGGAAATAAGTTTACTGCACAATTATAATAGATCAAacaatacaacaaaaaagaagatgTATTTATCATTATGTGGGCAAAGGCTCCCCAAAAACAACCAGACaaaacagaaaagaaagaaaCCAAGAAAGTTAGGCTGAGAGCTGCTGAACTGGATGTAACTTGGATCAAGTCAAATGTTTTGATCGAGtctagttaggatttgatctgagTTGTATCTAGTCAGATTGTCTATATTACTATCAAAAAATTGTCATATCCAATTTTTCATTGAGGAACTATACCTTTTCCTTAGTTTACAAAATCATCTTAAGATAAGACGGTATAATGTTAGGTTCACAACAGCCTATACTTATGATTTTGAGCATTATTATAGTTTAAAAAACTACTAGCAGAGTGCTACTTAAGCATATTGCACATTGGCTTCATCTGTAGAAGTGTGTTTGATATTCAATAACAGAACACACTCATAATTTAAATCTTCTAAAATCCATGCCAATATCTGCATATGTACCTTACATTAATAAATAGGTTTCATATGGTCATTCAATCACCCAAAttctatatgttatcatgatgaaAGCATTTTGAGTACGTGGATACAAATTTTATCCACAAACCCATCTCCAATCACTTCTAATTTTCAGGTGCGACTATAGTTTCCACAATAGGCATAATGTGGTAGTTGGTACTGTCTTGTTTAAAATCAAGATTGTCAAACTGCTATATTTTTTAGGCCATAACATTCAGACTAAGCAAAACACACCATTGAATAATTGGCAAAGCAGCTGCTTCTCAAGTAACATCAACCTGAAACAGGTGCATATTATCTTAAATGACACAAATATCTACTTGTATACAACAGTTTGGCCTACAACAACAAGAAGCCACAATGTCACAGCTATTTGCGTAAATTATATAGATATGTTACCATCAGTAAGCTTAGTACAAGACAATAGCTCTATACAATTACTTGAGCTATAGAACTTTAAAAATCGATAGATCACTACATCTAAGGTGTTGCACTAGCTCCACGATGCTGCTTCTGCTACATGTCCATTTGCTACCAACATGAACCACCTCTCTTTTCTTTGCAAAGTAAATGCAACATTTCTTAAATGGTGTATGCAATGCACATATTTAGTATTCAGTGTCAATAGTAACAAAAAAAACACATCAGAAGAAATGGCTACGCACATAGGAATAAGCTGGTGCTCTATCTAACTCAGCCCTTGATGAACAGCAACAGCAACCACCCATTACCTATTTATTTGtttaagtcaaaagtgcaatCTGACTTGGAAGTTACAGGATATTCATACATTATTTCCCGTGATCTGCCATATGAGATACCAAGAGTGTTAGTGCTTGCCAAAACATACACATGAATGAATAATTCTCAATTGCACCATAAGATAAAACTGAAAAGGATTCTGCAAATAAGTTAAAGCATAGCCATCCATCGTTAAAGGCAAACACATAGAATTTGATTTGGATAATGAGAAACTCTATTTTATGGATTATAAATGTTAATGTATTTGTAATTTACTTAATCTGGAGCCTTCTAGCCAGTGTCCAACAGAAGTGAAACTTAACACAAAATTCACGTAATGTGATGTCAACTCAACCACATAAGCAGTAAATTTCAGATCCACTAATAACCAATGTAAAAAAGGCATTCAAACTTCCCACCTATGGTTCTTCCACTGACTGAATATATTTAACAACACTTAGACTAGCCAACGGTCATCGATTCTTTTCAAACCACAATACAAGTTCCATTTATCATCCACAACATAACTCAAAATTAGCATCATGATGAGGAGGTAAGAATTCCTTGATTTACCGATCAGTTGTGCATCAAAGAGGTGAAACCCAACGCTCTTGTGCTAACTAAGAGGAAATCTGGAATACAAATATCTGGTTACAATAAAAAAACTACTAGACACATCTCAAGGCAAAGTCAAATTAAAGATTGATTATAAATTCACTCTTCATCGAGAAAATTGGACTCTTTTTACAGCAAGTAACATGCAAGGATAACCAAGCACCAGCCTCCAGTGAAGTCACCCTCATCGGACtaccatttttttgttttttttgggaCAAAGGATAAATATCGAAGGTGGGATTCGAGCTCAGAACCTTGTGATAAATTATCAAGGTCATTACCAGCTAAGCTAGCTGACACCTTCAAATTTTTAAATATGTCAGATAAGTTTCAAACTCCCAACCTTTGGTAAGATGGTCTGGTACATCATTACCAGACCAATATTTAAGGTGTTGGACAACCCAAATTTATGATGAAAGGATAAAGAGCCAGCCATCCAGATAAATTCTGGATCGAAGGTCAGTGTACAATCCACCATGGCGTTCAGAGTTTGATAGAACTGCTCCAACATACCTTAAACAAAGAGTACATGAAAGAGAATAAAGGATCGCGAATCTAGCTAATGGGTCTCAATTTGTCTAAGAGGACAGCATCTAT
Proteins encoded:
- the LOC135617479 gene encoding uncharacterized protein LOC135617479 isoform X1 codes for the protein MNSRRDYHSNRTALFDGIEEGGVRAYSSHEIDEHDNDLAMEGLQDRVNILKRLTGDIHEEVESHNRMLDRMVRSLHVCGHVPIHQCLGCLVMVSVHEHCSDIRAMIWIHQGASCLEQWIASRWVLRRSRVVEWLPWWHLLWPSSYSFIS
- the LOC135617479 gene encoding bet1-like SNARE 1-1 isoform X2, which encodes MNSRRDYHSNRTALFDGIEEGGVRAYSSHEIDEHDNDLAMEGLQDRVNILKRLTGDIHEEVESHNRMLDRMGNDMDSSRGILSGTMDRFKMGFETKSSRRMATLVASFVALFLLVYFLTK
- the LOC135583638 gene encoding probable E3 ubiquitin-protein ligase RHB1A isoform X2 yields the protein MGGCCCCSSRAELDRAPAYSYCPQDLEEHEPLSSASHGALSAVSSGLLVDTNLDTSTPDTYQAPPAPLPYDVGLASTQTLRRDVDCCATKTDPMQLDNSGPTGETNDRFETSDCKNKAQSEHNSPKTTEDEISKPVTSTTDEEDACPICLEDYDTENPRIMTKCEHHFHLSCILEWMERSDTCAICNQIMMIDTTYSMSSPENGF
- the LOC135583638 gene encoding probable E3 ubiquitin-protein ligase RHB1A isoform X1, with protein sequence MGLHILLEFGGGRGRGRKGKGRRRPPLGPTDGSRNPCRRCQRLGFAIPLHHTCPQDLEEHEPLSSASHGALSAVSSGLLVDTNLDTSTPDTYQAPPAPLPYDVGLASTQTLRRDVDCCATKTDPMQLDNSGPTGETNDRFETSDCKNKAQSEHNSPKTTEDEISKPVTSTTDEEDACPICLEDYDTENPRIMTKCEHHFHLSCILEWMERSDTCAICNQIMMIDTTYSMSSPENGF